In Oncorhynchus nerka isolate Pitt River linkage group LG21, Oner_Uvic_2.0, whole genome shotgun sequence, the following are encoded in one genomic region:
- the LOC135563533 gene encoding collagen alpha chain-like, whose protein sequence is MDNWVRSLHTLNQLRTDGRLRQLRTDWRLRQLRTEGRLRQLRTDGRLRQLRTDGRLRQLRRDGRLRQLRTDGDSGSSGQTATPAAQDRRETLAAQDRRETLAAQDRRATPAAQDRLETPAAQDRGATPAAQDRRATPAAQERRATPAAQDRRRLRQLRTDGDSGSSGQTGDSGSSGQTGDSGSSGQTGDSGSSGQRGDSGSSGQTGDSGSSGQTGDPGSSGQTATPAAQDRRETLAAQDRRETLAA, encoded by the exons atGGACAAT tgggtcagaagtttacatacactcaatcagctcaggacagacgggcgactccggcagctcaggacagactggagactccggcagctcaggacagaggggcgactccggcagctcaggacagacgggcgactccggcagctcaggacagacgggcgactccggcagctcaggagagacgggcgactccggcagctcaggacagacggcgactccggcagctcaggacagacggcgactccggcagctcaggacagacgggagactctggcagctcaggacagacgggagactctggcagctcaggacagacgggcgactccggcagctcaggacagactggagactccggcagctcaggacagaggggcgactccggcagctcaggacagacgggcgactccggcagctcaggagagacgggcgactccggcagctcaggacagacggcgactccggcagctcaggacagacggcgactccggcagctcaggacagacgggagactctggcagctcaggacagacgggcgactccggcagctcaggacagactggagactccggcagctcaggacagaggggcgactccggcagctcaggacagacgggcgactccggcagctcaggacagacgggcgaccccggcagctcaggacagacggcgactccggcagctcaggatagacgggagactctggcagctcaggacagacgggagactctggcagcttaG
- the LOC115103917 gene encoding cytochrome P450 2D14-like has product MLGSVVLLWLFILLLIFFIRVRRLKNFPPGPRPLPILGNLLQLDPVNPLKDLEGLKRRYGNVFSLYIGSRPAVVLNGLEVVREALVTRAADYAGRPTHMMVSHLFKGRGIVMANYGSSWRDHRRFALTTLKNFGLGKRSMEERILEEVSHICTELESSAGGSMDPQHLFHLAASNIICSLIFGERFEYDDPVILTLIQRLEEFTKEAIGPWAMLYEIIPVLRPLPLPFRNVFHKFDKIKEHIKKVVTKHKHSRVAGEPRDLLDCYLDQIDKTADGGSTFNDAQMVFLLLDLFIAGTDTTSNTLRSAMLYLMTNQHVQDRCHREIAEVLEGRADASFEDRHAMPYVQATIHEAQRMSDTVPLAVFHTTCSNTQINSYQLPQGTMVIPNLSSVLHEEGQWKFPHEFNPENFLNEVGEFVKPEAFLPFSAGSRVCLGEGLARMELFLVLVTLLRRYRFVWPEDGGVPDFSLIFGGTQSPKPYRLGVRLRSSEELPTVSTREI; this is encoded by the exons ATGCTTGGTTCGGTGGTGTTGTTGTGGCTCTTTATCCTCCTTCTAATCTTCTTCATCAGGGTCCGCCGACTTAAAAACTTTCCACCGGGACCCCGTCCCCTGCCCATTCTTGGCAATCTGCTACAGCTGGATCCTGTCAACCCCCTCAAAGACCTGGAAGGG CTGAAGAGGCGCTATGGTAACGTGTTCAGTCTGTACATCGGCTCACGGCCTGCAGTGGTTCTGAATGGCCTGGAGGTGGTTCGTGAGGCACTGGTGACACGCGCAGCGGATTATGCTGGACGACCAACCCATATGATGGTCAGCCACCTCTTCAAAGGCAGAG GGATCGTCATGGCCAATTATGGCTCCAGCTGGAGGGACCACCGGCGCTTTGCACTGACCACGCTGAAAAACTTTGGTCTGGGCAAACGCTCCATGGAAGAGCGCATCCTGGAGGAGGTGTCCCACATCTGCACTGAGCTGGAGAGCAGTGCTG GCGGTTCGATGGATCCTCAGCACCTCTTCCATCTGGCTGCGTCTAACATCATCTGCTCACTGATTTTTGGAGAGAGGTTTGAATATGACGACCCGGTCATCCTCACCCTCATCCAGAGGTTAGAGGAGTTTACCAAGGAAGCTATTGGACCTTGGGCCATG CTCTATGAAATCATACCAGTCTTGAGGCCCCTCCCTTTGCCATTCAGGAACGTTTTCCACAAATTTGATAAAATTAAAGAACATATCAAGAAGGTTGTGACCAAGCACAAACATTCAAGGGTCGCAGGAGAGCCCAGAGACCTCCTTGACTGCTACCTGGACCAGATTGACAAG aCAGCTGATGGAGGCTCCACATTTAATGATGCTCAGATGGTGTTTCTACTACTTGACCTGTTCATTGCTGGGACAGACACGACTTCCAACACCCTCCGCTCTGCCATGCTATACCTGATGACCAACCAGCATGTACAGG ATCGCTGTCACCGAGAGATCGCCGAGGTTCTTGAGGGACGTGCAGACGCTTCGTTTGAGGACAGACATGCCATGCCGTATGTTCAAGCCACGATCCACGAGGCACAGCGCATGAGTGACACCGTTCCTCTTGCCGTGTTCCATACTACCTGCAgcaacacacaaataaacagcTACCAGCTGCCCCAG GGCACTATGGTGATTCCTAACCTGTCTTCAGTGCTGCATGAAGAGGGCCAGTGGAAATTCCCTCACGAGTTCAACCCTGAGAACTTCCTCAACGAGGTCGGAGAGTTTGTGAAACCAGAAGCCTTTCTGCCATTCTCTGCAG gaTCTCGTGTGTGTCTGGGGGAGGGGTTAGCACGTATGGAGCTCTTCCTGGTTCTAGTGACATTGCTTCGGCGTTACCGATTCGTCTGGCCTGAGGATGGAGGTGTCCCAGATTTCAGCCTCATCTTTGGTGGGACACAGTCTCCAAAGCCCTACCGCCTTGGAGTGCGCCTGAGGAGCAGCGAGGAGCTACCCACAGTCTCCACAAGAGAGATCTAG